From one Gossypium hirsutum isolate 1008001.06 chromosome D08, Gossypium_hirsutum_v2.1, whole genome shotgun sequence genomic stretch:
- the LOC107956176 gene encoding oxysterol-binding protein-related protein 4C: MVTIIKDEKKIFLSRPLSINGDSEVDYVYKAPKSIQRISSLFKNIKPGFDLTNFKLPPLFNLPKSHLQCYGETVYCMGTDMLSRCNQADSPVDRFISVVAWNISTLRPPIFGFVPYNPILGETHHVSRANLNVLLEQISHHPPVSALHATDEKQKIQLIWCQQCVPKFNGIAVVNEVRGKRQLKLLSRGETYEMNSPNLLIRILPTPGVDWDGDVRIRCPENGLEAELHYGHKSFLGLRGSHRSVKGKILETSTKRTLFEFNGNWDRTVTMKDNTSGKLTVIYNAEGVYSGLKTPTVNDLQGVRSTESAAVWSELSEALMRHDWEKANETKNAVEEKQRELLRERESKGETWVPQHFTLTRNKDGVWDCLPIHQWVPPAPIIVPLS; the protein is encoded by the exons ATG GTAACAATAAttaaagatgaaaagaaaatatttctTTCAAGGCCACTCTCAATAAATGGCGACTCAGAGGTGGATTATGTTTACAAGGCTCCTAAGTCAATCCAAAGAATTTCAAGTCTTTTCAAGAATATAAAACCAGGCTTTGATCTCACCAACTTCAAG CTGCCACCACTATTCAACCTTCCAAAGTCTCATCTTCAGTGTTATGGGGAAACAGTTTATTGCATGGGCACCGACATGCTAAGTAGATGTAATCAAGCTGATAGCCCTGTGGACAGATTCATATCGGTTGTGGCTTGGAACATTTCTACGTTGCGACCTCCCATATTTGGGTTTGTCCCTTACAACCCAATCCTTGGCGAGACTCATCATGTCTCAAGGGCAAATCTGAATGTCCTACTTGAGCAG ATTTCTCACCACCCGCCAGTTTCTGCTCTTCATGCAACtgatgagaaacaaaaaattcAACTTATTTGGTGTCAACAATGTGTTCCTAAATTCAATG GTATTGCGGTGGTAAATGAGGTGCGAGGGAAGAGACAACTTAAGCTCCTAAGTCGTGGAGAAACGTATGAAATGAACTCTCCAAACCTCTTAATAAGAATTTTACCGACGCCTGGTGTTGATTGGGATGGAGATGTTAGGATCAGGTGCCCAGAGAATGGCCTTGAAGCTGAGTTACACTATGGACACAAGTCTTTTCTTGGGCTTAGAGGAAGTCATAGATCTGTCAAAGGAAAAATCCTTGAAACATCAACTAAGAGGACCCTTTTTGAATTCAACGGCAACTGGGATAG AACTGTTACAATGAAGGACAATACTAGTGGAAAGCTGACAGTAATATACAATGCAGAAGGAGTTTATTCAGGGCTGAAAACGCCTACTGTTAATGATTTACAg GGAGTACGGTCAACAGAATCTGCTGCAGTATGGAGTGAGTTAAGCGAGGCCTTAATGAGGCACGATTGGGAGAAAGCAAATGAAACAAAGAATGCGGTGGAGGAGAAACAGAGGGAGCTGTTGAGGGAAAGAGAGTCAAAAGGAGAAACTTGGGTTCCCCAACATTTCACTTTGACTCGCAATAAAGATGGAGTCTGGGACTGTTTACCAATCCATCAATGGGTTCCACCTGCTCCAATTATTGTTCCTCTCTCATAA